One genomic region from Argentina anserina chromosome 2, drPotAnse1.1, whole genome shotgun sequence encodes:
- the LOC126782014 gene encoding early nodulin-like protein 1: MAMASRAACLLMFVTILALLSFSEGTEFLVGGKSDAWAVPSSESQSLNKWAESKRFRTGDVLVWKYDGAKDSVLHVSKEDYVNCNISNPIKQYKDGETKIVLDKAGPFYFISGAKDHCEKGQKLIVVVMSPRTSRPSSSPISPAPSPAFEIDTEGPAVAPAMTSSALPFKAAGLLVVALVGFSAALLI, from the exons ATGGCAATGGCATCAAGAGCCGCTTGTCTGCTAATGTTTGTCACAATTCTCGCCTTGTTGAGCTTCTCAGAGGGCACAGAGTTTCTGGTGGGGGGCAAATCAGACGCATGGGCAGTCCCTTCTTCGGAATCCCAATCTCTCAACAAATGGGCTGAAAGCAAACGGTTCAGGACCGGCGACGTTCTGg TGTGGAAGTATGACGGTGCAAAAGACTCTGTGCTGCATGTGAGCAAGGAAGACTATGTGAACTGCAACATATCAAACCCAATTAAGCAGTACAAGGATGGTGAGACCAAGATTGTGCTGGACAAGGCAGGACCCTTCTATTTCATTAGCGGAGCCAAGGATCACTGTGAAAAGGGACAGAAGCTCATTGTTGTCGTTATGTCCCCCAGAACCAGCAGGCCCTCCTCCTCTCCCATCTCTCCGGCACCTTCTCCCGCATTTGAAATCGACACTGAAGGTCCCGCCGTGGCTCCGGCTATGACTAGCAGTGCTTTACCTTTCAAGGCTGCTGGTCTCCTTGTTGTGGCACTCGTGGGGTTTTCTGCAGCTCTCCTCATCTAG